The Formosa sp. Hel1_33_131 genome window below encodes:
- the ccoN gene encoding cytochrome-c oxidase, cbb3-type subunit I, which yields MELQKFYYDNKIVSKFIIATMLWGIVGMSIGLLLAFMFLFPNLTDGISWLSFGRLRPLHTNAVIFAFVGNAIFAGVYYSSQRLLKARMWKDWLSNLNFWGWQAIIVGAAITLPLGYTTSKEYAELEWPFDIAIALIWVAFGANLIGTILKRRQRHLYVAIWFYLGTFVTVAVLHIVNSMEIPVSALKSYSMYAGVQDALVQWWYGHNAVAFFLTTPFLGLMYYFVPKAANRPVYSYKLSIVHFWSLIFIYIWAGPHHLLYSTLPDWAQNLGVAFSIMLIAPSWGGMINGLLTLRGAWDKVRTDPVLKFMVVAITGYGMATFEGPMLSLKNVNAIAHFSDWVIAHVHVGALAWNGFLIFGMVYWMVPKLFKTTLWSTKLANWHFWIGTLGIIMYALPMYVAGFIQASMWKQFNPDGTLTYGNFLETVTEIIPMYWMRAIGGTMFIVGALIGVYNIIKTARAGSKVTDELAEAASLQKVTKKRTSKEAYHTWLERRPVKLTIFATIAILIGGVVQIIPSLIVDDYIPVISSVKPYTPLELEGRDIYIREGCVGCHSQMVRPFRSEVERYGEYAKAGEFVYDHPFLWGSKRTGPDLLRIGGKYSDNWHLNHFYDPQTTSSGSIMPAYKWLINSELDKSDTEAKMEAMVSLGVPYTEEEIEGAQQWMLEQGTEIERNLYNDPDFAKTYEADKKYAQQNDEDFIEMRNREVVALIAYLQRLGTDIKIQTGATSLIDLNK from the coding sequence ATGGAATTACAGAAATTTTATTACGACAACAAGATTGTAAGTAAATTTATCATCGCCACCATGCTCTGGGGCATTGTAGGGATGAGTATTGGGCTTCTTTTGGCCTTTATGTTTTTATTTCCCAATCTCACAGATGGCATATCATGGCTGAGTTTTGGACGTTTGCGTCCCTTACATACCAACGCCGTGATTTTCGCATTTGTTGGAAACGCCATTTTTGCGGGCGTCTATTATTCTTCCCAACGTTTGCTTAAAGCCCGAATGTGGAAAGACTGGTTAAGCAATTTAAATTTTTGGGGATGGCAAGCCATTATCGTCGGCGCAGCAATTACACTGCCGTTAGGCTATACAACTTCCAAAGAATATGCAGAATTAGAATGGCCCTTTGACATTGCGATTGCATTAATTTGGGTGGCTTTTGGTGCCAATTTAATAGGAACAATTTTAAAAAGAAGACAGCGACACTTGTACGTTGCTATCTGGTTTTATTTAGGAACCTTTGTAACGGTTGCCGTATTACACATCGTTAACAGTATGGAGATTCCTGTCAGTGCGCTCAAAAGTTATTCGATGTATGCGGGCGTACAAGATGCGTTGGTACAATGGTGGTATGGACACAATGCGGTGGCATTCTTTTTAACCACCCCATTTCTTGGATTGATGTATTATTTTGTACCGAAGGCTGCCAACAGACCTGTATATTCCTATAAATTATCCATCGTTCACTTCTGGTCCTTAATATTCATTTATATATGGGCAGGACCCCATCACCTTCTCTATTCTACCCTACCCGATTGGGCACAAAACCTTGGGGTTGCTTTTTCAATCATGCTAATTGCGCCGTCTTGGGGTGGGATGATTAATGGACTCCTCACCTTGCGAGGGGCGTGGGACAAAGTCCGTACCGATCCTGTTTTAAAATTTATGGTGGTTGCCATCACTGGCTATGGAATGGCCACTTTTGAAGGGCCGATGCTCTCTCTTAAAAATGTAAACGCTATTGCGCACTTTAGCGATTGGGTGATTGCACACGTTCATGTGGGAGCATTGGCATGGAACGGCTTCTTAATATTTGGAATGGTTTATTGGATGGTTCCCAAATTATTCAAAACAACACTGTGGTCCACCAAACTTGCGAACTGGCATTTTTGGATCGGGACGTTAGGAATTATTATGTACGCTTTACCAATGTATGTGGCAGGATTTATTCAGGCTTCTATGTGGAAACAATTCAATCCAGATGGAACGCTTACGTATGGTAATTTTTTAGAAACAGTCACGGAAATCATTCCAATGTATTGGATGCGAGCTATTGGCGGTACCATGTTTATTGTAGGCGCGTTAATAGGTGTTTACAATATTATAAAAACCGCTAGAGCAGGCTCTAAAGTCACCGATGAACTTGCCGAAGCAGCATCACTTCAAAAAGTCACGAAGAAGCGAACTTCAAAAGAAGCGTACCACACTTGGTTGGAAAGACGCCCTGTGAAATTAACCATTTTTGCAACCATCGCCATTCTCATTGGTGGGGTAGTACAAATCATACCTTCCTTAATTGTGGATGATTACATCCCTGTAATTTCGAGTGTTAAACCTTATACACCTTTAGAGTTAGAAGGTCGAGATATTTATATCCGAGAGGGTTGTGTGGGCTGTCACTCTCAAATGGTACGTCCTTTCAGAAGTGAAGTCGAACGCTATGGCGAATATGCCAAAGCGGGCGAGTTTGTGTACGACCACCCCTTTCTTTGGGGAAGCAAACGGACGGGGCCTGACCTCTTACGTATCGGTGGGAAATACAGTGACAACTGGCATTTGAACCATTTCTACGACCCACAAACGACCTCATCAGGTTCTATTATGCCCGCTTATAAATGGCTTATTAATAGTGAATTAGATAAAAGCGATACGGAAGCGAAAATGGAAGCGATGGTCTCACTTGGGGTTCCATATACAGAAGAAGAAATAGAAGGGGCTCAACAATGGATGCTAGAACAAGGCACTGAAATAGAGCGAAATTTATACAACGATCCCGATTTTGCAAAAACCTATGAAGCGGACAAGAAATATGCACAACAAAATGATGAAGATTTTATTGAAATGCGCAACCGTGAAGTGGTCGCATTGATAGCATATTTGCAACGTCTTGGAACCGATATAAAAATACAAACGGGTGCTACATCCCTAATAGATTTAAATAAATAA
- the ccoS gene encoding cbb3-type cytochrome oxidase assembly protein CcoS, producing MSIIYLLLAISVIVALLFFVAFIISVKSGQYDDTYTPSVRMLFEDEVIKEKPQIAPKTNEQTLMTDQLK from the coding sequence ATGAGTATTATTTATTTACTTCTAGCAATAAGTGTGATTGTCGCCCTCCTCTTTTTTGTCGCCTTTATCATATCGGTAAAAAGCGGTCAGTATGACGACACTTACACCCCCTCTGTGCGCATGCTTTTTGAAGATGAAGTCATCAAAGAAAAGCCTCAAATCGCTCCCAAAACCAACGAACAAACACTAATGACTGACCAACTAAAGTAA
- a CDS encoding heavy metal translocating P-type ATPase, translating to MDVCFHCGDECTITAIMHQDHCFCCYGCKTVFDILNENDLSYYYELETSPGSIPSKFDGKFDYLKNETIAKKLLEFDELSTKIVSFVIPSIHCSSCIWILENLNKLNPDIKTTQVNFPKKKVRVSFDSEKLTLHQLVLILCKIGYEPNISLNDSDAKTPAINRSLIYKLGAAGFAFGNIMFLSFPEYFEVSEFWLDRYKPVFRWLILIFSIPVAFYSGSDYLVSAYKSIRSKLLNIDVPIAIGILVLFIRSAVEITMNWGSGFLDSMAGLVFFLLLGKFFQQKTYAFLSFERDYKSYFPIAVTRLTKNNTSKDHKGSQEEQAQVYDLVAGDRIIIRNNELIPVDGVLIRGTVLIDYSFVTGEADLVSKQPGEHLFAGGRQQSGVIEMDVLKSVEQSYLTQLWSNEIFSKNGKSSFQTFTNQISKRFTISILSIALLATLFWLIYNPSLALTVFTAVLIVACPCAIALAAPFTLGNLLRIFGTHKCYVKNSGVIEQLANVDTVVFDKTGTLTTNYKNVITYEGIELTEEEQSLLTSTLRASNHPLSRSLYHLLLEHNIHTLDDFQEEIGQGIIGVLDQNKIKVGSYAFVASDQSECNQATQNQTTVHISTNDTYKGCYIFYNDYRKGMQNVFQSLAKNCKLAVLSGDNEGEKNHLNEILPPHTDLVFNQKPIDKLNYIKALQAKGQNVLMVGDGLNDAGALAQSDVGLVISENINVFSPACDGILEATRFKDIPAFITLSRKGKKVIMYAFIFSLCYNLIGLGFAVSGHLEPIVAAILMPLSSISIVLFTTIYTYSLGRKFNRNTNE from the coding sequence ATGGATGTGTGTTTCCATTGCGGCGATGAATGTACAATCACTGCCATCATGCATCAAGACCATTGTTTTTGTTGTTATGGCTGCAAAACCGTTTTTGATATTTTAAACGAAAACGACCTGTCGTATTATTACGAATTGGAAACATCACCAGGAAGTATTCCCTCAAAATTTGATGGCAAGTTTGATTATCTGAAAAATGAAACAATTGCTAAAAAGCTTCTAGAGTTTGACGAGCTCTCTACAAAAATAGTCTCGTTTGTCATTCCATCCATCCACTGCAGTTCTTGTATTTGGATCCTCGAAAATTTAAATAAATTAAACCCTGATATAAAAACCACACAAGTAAATTTTCCTAAGAAAAAGGTTCGGGTTAGCTTCGACTCAGAAAAATTAACGCTTCACCAACTTGTTCTTATACTCTGTAAAATTGGCTACGAACCTAATATATCCCTAAACGATTCCGACGCCAAAACACCTGCCATCAATCGGAGTCTTATTTATAAATTAGGGGCCGCTGGTTTTGCGTTTGGGAACATTATGTTTTTGTCGTTTCCTGAATATTTTGAAGTATCCGAGTTTTGGTTGGACCGCTATAAACCTGTGTTTAGATGGCTGATTTTAATATTTTCAATTCCTGTCGCATTCTATTCAGGGAGTGATTATTTAGTTTCGGCCTACAAAAGTATCCGCTCTAAACTCTTAAATATCGACGTTCCTATTGCCATCGGTATTTTGGTGCTTTTCATACGCTCAGCTGTTGAGATTACAATGAACTGGGGTTCTGGATTTTTGGACAGTATGGCTGGATTGGTGTTTTTCTTATTGTTGGGTAAGTTTTTTCAACAAAAAACCTATGCCTTTCTCTCTTTCGAAAGGGATTACAAATCTTACTTTCCGATTGCGGTCACCCGATTGACAAAAAACAATACTTCTAAAGATCACAAAGGTTCTCAAGAAGAGCAAGCACAAGTTTATGATTTAGTGGCGGGCGATAGAATCATCATTAGAAATAACGAATTGATTCCTGTGGATGGCGTCTTAATTAGGGGAACTGTTTTAATAGATTACAGCTTTGTTACCGGCGAGGCTGACCTGGTTTCTAAACAACCCGGAGAACACTTATTTGCTGGCGGACGACAGCAAAGTGGCGTGATCGAAATGGACGTCTTAAAATCTGTTGAACAAAGTTATCTCACCCAACTGTGGTCCAATGAAATTTTTAGTAAAAACGGCAAAAGTAGTTTTCAAACCTTCACAAATCAAATAAGCAAACGGTTTACGATAAGCATTCTGAGTATTGCTCTTTTAGCAACTCTCTTTTGGTTGATTTACAACCCTTCACTAGCACTGACTGTTTTTACGGCCGTACTCATTGTTGCCTGCCCTTGTGCCATTGCACTTGCAGCTCCTTTTACACTTGGAAATCTGTTACGCATTTTTGGAACCCATAAATGTTACGTCAAAAACAGTGGTGTGATTGAACAACTTGCGAATGTTGACACCGTTGTCTTTGACAAAACAGGCACACTTACTACAAACTATAAAAATGTAATTACCTATGAAGGCATCGAACTTACAGAAGAAGAGCAGTCCTTACTGACCTCCACCCTTCGTGCCTCCAACCATCCTTTGAGTCGCTCCTTATACCATTTACTTCTGGAACATAACATTCACACCCTCGATGATTTTCAGGAAGAAATCGGACAAGGAATTATTGGAGTTCTCGATCAAAATAAAATCAAAGTTGGTTCCTATGCGTTTGTGGCGAGTGACCAATCTGAATGTAATCAAGCAACACAAAATCAAACCACCGTACATATCAGTACAAACGATACTTATAAAGGTTGCTATATTTTCTATAACGACTATCGCAAAGGCATGCAAAACGTGTTTCAATCACTGGCGAAAAACTGTAAACTTGCGGTACTTTCTGGAGATAATGAAGGCGAAAAAAACCATTTAAATGAGATACTTCCTCCACATACTGATCTTGTTTTCAATCAGAAACCAATCGATAAACTCAATTATATAAAAGCACTGCAAGCAAAGGGCCAAAATGTACTGATGGTTGGTGATGGTTTAAATGACGCGGGTGCACTTGCGCAAAGCGATGTTGGGCTGGTAATTTCAGAAAATATCAATGTATTTTCACCTGCTTGTGACGGTATTTTAGAGGCCACTCGCTTTAAAGACATTCCAGCATTTATCACACTGTCCCGAAAAGGAAAAAAGGTCATTATGTATGCCTTTATTTTCTCATTGTGCTACAACCTTATCGGCTTGGGCTTTGCGGTTTCAGGACATCTAGAACCGATTGTTGCCGCTATTCTGATGCCTTTAAGTTCCATAAGTATTGTCCTATTTACCACCATTTACACATACAGCCTTGGAAGGAAATTTAATCGAAACACAAACGAATGA